A region of Fibrobacter succinogenes subsp. succinogenes S85 DNA encodes the following proteins:
- a CDS encoding helicase-related protein: MRTYKDLAIAEEEQKLVDAVNKTNNLLVEAPTGSGKSLYIPWFLSNHFSGRIVVLQPRRIAALALAQYSAKLHNEPCGKTIGYQFRQDSCKSSATRILFQTYGNFLQELLHGKMNAEWVIFDEYHERKADMDLLFAYLLKLQAANRASGNECIKAPRIAVMSAKLNREEMGQALGVKCLELGHPLYPVQILHQKPAAGTNISAGQGIESEVVRALRTLYRNNVWQTTLVFLPGKAEIAKCHTAASEALGDNVAEFLELYGGQDRETQDRIFEETERPRVIFTTNIAETSITVPNVTGVVDSGIERVSEYDDSEKVNVLRTLPISLQNAIQRSGRSGRTQNGCAIRLWTEDAEKHMPQGIVPEVLQIEPSEFLLQKAALEDSWALSPNGSRVTIDDDVIAKQSQIKLPTAIPEARERVANAMLNNFGMLQDGHITELGKRAIQTPISNIPLALILAKATSAAALPDLLLAAMAWIHSGTEFVQKSKNTLNLLTLASDTLSKAINIPREVSFTLKQLRDYRDNLDERRVTREEVCLSQKASPTHAP, translated from the coding sequence ATGCGCACGTACAAAGATTTAGCCATTGCCGAAGAAGAACAAAAGCTCGTAGACGCCGTCAACAAGACGAACAACCTACTCGTCGAAGCGCCCACCGGTAGCGGTAAGTCTTTGTACATCCCGTGGTTCTTGAGCAACCACTTTAGCGGTCGCATTGTCGTGTTACAGCCGAGACGCATTGCAGCACTCGCCCTCGCGCAGTACTCAGCAAAGCTCCACAACGAGCCATGCGGCAAGACCATCGGTTACCAGTTCCGTCAAGACAGTTGCAAATCTAGCGCTACGAGAATCTTGTTCCAAACGTACGGTAACTTTTTGCAGGAGCTTCTGCACGGCAAGATGAACGCGGAATGGGTCATCTTCGATGAATACCACGAACGCAAAGCCGACATGGACTTGCTCTTTGCGTACTTGCTCAAATTGCAAGCCGCAAACCGCGCATCAGGTAATGAATGTATCAAAGCGCCGAGAATCGCCGTCATGAGCGCGAAGCTCAACCGCGAAGAAATGGGACAAGCGCTCGGCGTCAAATGTCTAGAACTCGGACATCCGCTTTATCCCGTACAAATTCTTCACCAAAAACCTGCCGCAGGCACAAACATCAGCGCAGGTCAGGGAATCGAAAGCGAAGTTGTCCGTGCATTGCGCACTTTGTACCGCAACAACGTTTGGCAAACAACGCTCGTATTCTTGCCGGGTAAAGCAGAAATTGCCAAATGCCACACCGCCGCGAGCGAAGCTCTGGGCGACAACGTCGCCGAGTTCCTTGAACTCTACGGCGGCCAAGACCGAGAAACGCAAGACCGCATTTTCGAAGAAACAGAACGCCCGCGCGTCATCTTTACGACCAACATTGCAGAAACGTCTATCACAGTCCCCAACGTCACAGGCGTTGTCGATAGCGGCATCGAGCGCGTCAGTGAATATGATGATAGTGAAAAAGTGAACGTTCTCCGCACGCTCCCGATTTCGTTGCAAAACGCCATCCAGCGCAGTGGCCGTAGCGGTCGTACACAGAACGGTTGTGCCATCCGCCTCTGGACAGAAGATGCCGAGAAGCACATGCCACAAGGTATCGTGCCAGAAGTTCTGCAAATTGAGCCCTCGGAATTTCTATTGCAAAAAGCAGCGCTCGAAGATTCATGGGCCCTATCGCCTAACGGCTCCAGGGTGACAATTGATGATGACGTCATTGCGAAGCAATCCCAAATAAAACTGCCGACGGCGATTCCAGAAGCGCGCGAAAGAGTCGCCAATGCGATGCTCAATAACTTCGGCATGTTGCAAGATGGCCACATCACGGAACTTGGCAAGCGCGCCATTCAAACGCCAATTTCAAACATTCCACTCGCATTGATTTTAGCAAAAGCAACGAGCGCCGCAGCCCTCCCCGACTTGCTCCTCGCCGCCATGGCTTGGATCCATTCCGGCACAGAGTTTGTACAGAAATCTAAAAACACGCTCAATTTGCTCACGCTTGCAAGTGATACACTTTCTAAAGCCATCAATATTCCGCGAGAAGTCTCGTTCACGCTAAAGCAGCTCCGCGATTACAGAGACAATTTAGACGAGAGACGAGTGACGAGAGAAGAGGTATGCCTATCGCAAAAGGCGAGCCCGACACACGCGCCATAG
- a CDS encoding rhomboid family intramembrane serine protease, with protein sequence MKPFKYLPKALQTLLLANAVVFIIAFLGRGLEVDLGAGYGSLTDYINYYGAFMPRVPLELWRYVTYMFIHFDFMHFFFNMLMLWMFGSEVAEWMGSRHFVSMYFFCGIFAALFSFFMCILGLTNNPIIGASGALMGVFVAYYKFFPDRVILMFFVIPMRIKNAMWVMIALDILFANSGDMIAHFAHLGGVVAGFLYMAIYQNGPKVLYHSPLSAIFRLFSGNPEKYNRDRSSGSRSSSRRSDEPEILEGEVFYVDEQKRMDEILKKVEREGLQSLSESERDFLLKAGDKLRRRRGGF encoded by the coding sequence ATGAAGCCATTTAAATATTTGCCCAAGGCCTTGCAGACGCTCTTGCTTGCGAATGCAGTCGTTTTTATTATCGCTTTTCTTGGGCGTGGACTTGAAGTGGACCTGGGGGCCGGTTATGGGAGCCTCACGGATTACATCAACTACTACGGCGCCTTTATGCCGAGAGTTCCGCTGGAACTTTGGCGCTATGTGACGTACATGTTCATCCATTTTGACTTTATGCATTTCTTCTTCAACATGCTGATGCTCTGGATGTTCGGTTCCGAAGTAGCGGAATGGATGGGATCGCGTCATTTTGTCTCGATGTACTTTTTCTGCGGAATCTTTGCCGCGCTGTTCAGCTTTTTCATGTGCATCCTCGGGCTCACGAACAATCCGATTATCGGTGCGTCGGGCGCCTTGATGGGTGTCTTTGTCGCCTACTACAAGTTCTTCCCGGATCGTGTCATCCTCATGTTCTTTGTGATTCCGATGCGAATCAAGAATGCCATGTGGGTGATGATTGCGCTTGATATCCTCTTTGCAAATTCGGGTGACATGATTGCGCACTTTGCCCACTTGGGCGGTGTGGTCGCTGGGTTCCTTTACATGGCGATTTACCAGAACGGACCGAAGGTGCTTTACCACTCTCCGCTTTCGGCTATTTTCCGCCTGTTTTCGGGCAATCCTGAAAAGTATAATCGAGACCGTAGTTCGGGTTCGCGCTCAAGTTCGCGCCGTTCTGATGAACCGGAAATTCTCGAAGGTGAAGTGTTCTACGTAGATGAACAGAAACGCATGGACGAAATCCTCAAGAAGGTGGAACGCGAAGGCCTCCAGTCCTTGAGTGAATCGGAACGTGATTTTTTATTGAAAGCGGGTGACAAGTTGCGTCGCCGTCGCGGAGGATTCTAA
- the rsmD gene encoding 16S rRNA (guanine(966)-N(2))-methyltransferase RsmD, with amino-acid sequence MPIRITGGLLRGRNIESPDTMKTRPTASRTREALFNILQGVDGFRVLDLFAGSGIMGLEALSRGAASVTAVELARPQARMIERSYKSVNMDSKLKLLETNVLTLKKEIVCADGGFDLIYADPPFKDMDYPDLRPFVEWLNPGGVAVFEAPSRKLPEWAKGDDFQGQVRRYGESSLIIFRA; translated from the coding sequence ATGCCGATTCGTATTACAGGCGGTTTGTTGCGGGGGCGCAACATCGAGTCCCCGGATACCATGAAAACACGTCCGACAGCTTCCCGCACGAGGGAAGCTCTCTTTAACATTTTGCAGGGCGTCGATGGATTCCGCGTGCTGGACCTTTTTGCCGGAAGCGGCATTATGGGGCTTGAGGCGTTGAGCCGTGGGGCAGCAAGTGTGACTGCCGTAGAGCTTGCGCGTCCGCAGGCGAGGATGATTGAACGCTCGTACAAGTCGGTCAACATGGATTCCAAACTCAAACTCTTGGAAACGAACGTTTTGACCTTGAAAAAGGAAATTGTCTGTGCCGATGGCGGTTTTGACCTGATTTATGCGGATCCGCCGTTCAAGGACATGGATTACCCGGATTTGCGACCGTTTGTGGAGTGGCTGAACCCTGGTGGCGTGGCTGTTTTTGAGGCTCCGAGCCGCAAATTGCCCGAATGGGCCAAGGGTGATGATTTTCAGGGGCAAGTTCGCCGCTATGGCGAGTCGTCGCTGATTATTTTCAGGGCGTGA
- a CDS encoding ATP-dependent helicase C-terminal domain-containing protein, with amino-acid sequence MPIAKGEPDTRAIAQSLLAAFPDALATPSGNVYKLSNGNTIRLQVSEPPYALLALSMLRTGGGSKSELRVSLYAPVPKELLGGESENIRYELLWRSGQERFIGIEIHESESPNGDIRETSRKEILPQEASPKVLEKLKELTAEAWRDKLEKENWTGRYLTENIQTLLIKMRLAARLYPEYGLPEFNDEDMELILNELTDGIFLLRDINEDRYRNIVEDYFGKSMLAWLQKTFPDHYVLPNGKRARYSYQEVATADEQSSGKIVQSADGVLVEISARIEDFMQLRGEHKIADGKLKVRYDILAPNFRTIQKTWDLTSFWQNTYAEVRKELRGRYPKHPWPEKVM; translated from the coding sequence ATGCCTATCGCAAAAGGCGAGCCCGACACACGCGCCATAGCCCAAAGCCTTCTCGCTGCATTCCCAGATGCACTCGCCACCCCAAGCGGTAACGTTTACAAGTTGAGCAACGGCAACACGATCCGTTTGCAAGTATCAGAGCCGCCTTACGCATTGCTCGCACTCTCCATGCTCCGCACGGGTGGAGGCAGCAAATCCGAACTGCGCGTAAGCCTTTACGCTCCAGTGCCCAAAGAATTGCTTGGCGGCGAAAGCGAAAACATTCGCTATGAACTGTTATGGCGTAGCGGTCAAGAACGCTTTATCGGCATCGAGATTCACGAAAGCGAAAGCCCCAACGGCGACATCCGCGAAACAAGCCGCAAAGAAATTCTCCCGCAAGAAGCATCGCCCAAAGTCCTCGAAAAACTCAAAGAGCTTACCGCCGAAGCTTGGCGCGACAAGCTCGAAAAAGAAAACTGGACCGGTCGTTACCTCACCGAGAACATCCAGACGCTCCTCATCAAGATGCGCCTTGCCGCAAGGCTTTACCCGGAATATGGGCTCCCCGAATTCAATGACGAAGACATGGAGCTTATTCTAAATGAACTTACGGACGGCATATTCCTATTGCGCGACATCAACGAAGACCGCTACCGCAACATTGTCGAAGATTACTTCGGCAAGTCCATGTTAGCCTGGCTGCAAAAGACGTTCCCCGATCATTACGTACTCCCCAATGGCAAGCGCGCCCGCTACAGCTATCAAGAAGTCGCCACCGCCGATGAACAGAGCAGCGGCAAAATCGTACAAAGTGCAGACGGCGTTCTCGTCGAGATTTCCGCACGCATCGAAGACTTTATGCAGCTCCGCGGCGAACACAAAATCGCAGACGGCAAGCTCAAAGTGCGTTACGACATTCTAGCACCGAACTTCCGCACGATTCAAAAAACATGGGATCTCACAAGCTTCTGGCAAAACACCTACGCCGAAGTCCGCAAAGAATTACGAGGAAGATACCCCAAGCACCCGTGGCCTGAGAAAGTAATGTAA
- a CDS encoding 3-deoxy-manno-octulosonate cytidylyltransferase, whose translation MNKVSCIVPARMGSSRFPGKPLLKLNGKEMIVRTMERALLADCFDRIVCATDSPEIEAVVQAAGFDCVMTGECATGSDRVAEAAKKLGLDLVVNLQGDEPLVEPSVLRDVAKDLSEHPDCWVTVACPLNPAEAELKTVVKVLVRDGVAVDFTRSVPPAEASRWFQHQGIYAYSREARDEFASLPQNKIELERSLEQMRILGKRPIRIVQSVYPSISVDVPSDATHVENILLDHLLNPLLDEPFRKGNERI comes from the coding sequence TTGAACAAGGTCAGTTGCATCGTCCCGGCCCGCATGGGCTCGTCCAGATTCCCGGGGAAACCTCTCCTGAAGCTCAACGGCAAGGAGATGATTGTCCGTACTATGGAACGTGCGCTCCTTGCGGATTGCTTTGACCGCATTGTCTGTGCGACGGACAGTCCCGAAATCGAAGCTGTCGTTCAGGCGGCTGGCTTTGACTGCGTGATGACGGGGGAATGTGCAACTGGTTCCGACCGCGTGGCTGAAGCTGCTAAAAAGCTTGGTCTTGACCTGGTCGTGAATCTCCAGGGCGACGAGCCTCTCGTTGAACCTTCCGTGCTCCGCGATGTCGCGAAAGACCTCTCGGAACACCCCGACTGCTGGGTGACGGTCGCATGCCCGTTGAACCCTGCAGAAGCAGAACTCAAGACCGTCGTGAAAGTGCTCGTGCGCGACGGTGTGGCTGTAGACTTTACAAGGTCTGTGCCGCCTGCAGAAGCGAGCCGCTGGTTCCAGCACCAGGGCATTTACGCTTACTCCCGCGAAGCTCGCGATGAGTTTGCGTCGCTCCCGCAGAACAAGATTGAGCTGGAACGCTCGCTGGAGCAGATGCGAATCTTGGGGAAGCGCCCCATTCGCATTGTCCAGAGTGTGTATCCGAGCATTTCCGTGGACGTCCCGTCGGACGCTACCCACGTTGAGAATATTTTGCTAGATCATTTGCTAAATCCTTTGCTAGATGAACCTTTCAGAAAAGGCAATGAACGCATCTGA
- a CDS encoding choice-of-anchor I family protein — translation MKRTAFIMSLLMCAGFSFAKKSDVPTGPFHLRSTLKQIASIPMTTAEISAYMPEKKVLFVVGGENVLEVVDMADPAKPKKVSEVKLPGGASSVTVFGDLVAVSLLNNPEWKMGHVQVMRYNKKLEVLGKHELCYMPDMITFTPDGKNLLVACEGSPDETFTEDPEGGIGVLSVAGANTLASAADFVRAWRKPQKTLVGFGELDSLALMAKGVRKTGVKSFVQSLEPEYITVSKDSKTAWVSLQENNALVKFDVEAKKILDVYPLGYVDHSKPGFGLDIKKNKKIEIKNYPLRGLRQPDGISAFSAGGKTFVLTANEGSPVNDYKAWTDVTTPMMLSQNGVLDTSVFTAEVLEDVKNISVSNLERCNVAPDKTENGKCPYMYSFGTRSISIFDGETGHLMWDSGDAFEQAMALMAPDYFNWNSKKGKAKMDARSEDKGCEPENVTTGIVGDKRYAFVGLERTSGVAVFDITDVENGNTPKLEDFYLDPKDRGPEGILFISAENSPNGEPLLVVGYEYSKTLAVYAVK, via the coding sequence ATGAAAAGAACCGCTTTTATCATGAGCCTGCTTATGTGTGCGGGCTTTTCGTTTGCTAAAAAATCGGATGTGCCGACGGGACCGTTCCATTTGCGGTCAACGCTCAAGCAAATCGCATCAATTCCAATGACTACGGCTGAAATTTCGGCGTACATGCCCGAAAAGAAGGTGCTGTTCGTCGTGGGCGGCGAGAATGTCCTTGAAGTTGTTGACATGGCTGACCCCGCAAAACCGAAAAAGGTGAGCGAAGTCAAGTTGCCGGGCGGCGCCTCTAGCGTGACGGTCTTTGGTGACCTTGTGGCGGTGAGCCTCTTGAACAATCCCGAATGGAAAATGGGACATGTGCAGGTGATGCGCTACAACAAGAAACTTGAAGTTCTTGGAAAGCATGAACTTTGCTACATGCCCGACATGATTACGTTTACTCCGGATGGAAAGAATTTGCTCGTGGCCTGCGAAGGCTCTCCGGATGAAACTTTCACGGAAGACCCGGAAGGCGGCATTGGTGTTTTGTCGGTTGCGGGCGCAAATACGTTGGCGAGTGCGGCTGACTTTGTAAGGGCTTGGAGAAAGCCGCAGAAGACGCTTGTCGGATTTGGCGAACTGGATTCGCTAGCGTTGATGGCGAAGGGTGTCCGTAAGACTGGCGTGAAGAGTTTTGTGCAGTCCCTTGAACCGGAATATATTACTGTATCTAAGGATTCCAAGACGGCTTGGGTGAGCTTGCAAGAAAACAATGCGTTAGTCAAGTTTGATGTCGAGGCGAAGAAAATTTTGGACGTGTATCCGCTTGGGTATGTAGACCATTCCAAGCCGGGTTTTGGTCTGGACATCAAGAAAAACAAGAAAATTGAAATCAAGAATTATCCGCTGCGTGGTTTGCGCCAACCGGATGGAATTTCGGCTTTCAGCGCAGGTGGGAAGACTTTTGTGCTTACGGCGAACGAAGGTTCTCCGGTTAACGATTACAAGGCTTGGACGGATGTGACGACTCCGATGATGCTTTCGCAGAATGGCGTCTTGGATACGAGCGTGTTTACGGCTGAAGTGCTTGAAGATGTAAAGAATATTTCTGTGAGCAACTTGGAACGCTGCAATGTGGCGCCTGACAAGACTGAAAATGGCAAGTGTCCTTACATGTATAGCTTTGGAACGCGCTCCATTAGCATTTTCGATGGCGAAACAGGACACTTGATGTGGGATTCCGGTGATGCTTTTGAACAAGCGATGGCCCTGATGGCGCCTGATTACTTTAACTGGAATTCCAAGAAGGGTAAAGCCAAGATGGATGCCCGCAGTGAAGACAAGGGTTGCGAACCGGAAAACGTAACGACTGGTATTGTGGGCGATAAGCGCTATGCTTTTGTTGGGTTGGAACGCACGAGTGGCGTTGCCGTGTTTGATATTACTGATGTTGAAAACGGGAACACCCCGAAATTGGAAGATTTCTATTTAGACCCGAAAGATCGCGGTCCCGAAGGCATTTTGTTTATCTCTGCTGAAAATAGCCCGAATGGCGAACCGCTTTTAGTTGTTGGCTACGAGTACAGCAAAACGCTCGCGGTTTACGCCGTAAAATAG
- a CDS encoding ComEA family DNA-binding protein — translation MNASEKRILKLAIILFIIGLTVRYLPWGLPSIETFEVGDAIVVANAPPGLSSDAFPLADASTVPSDDTNKITPFADPGPKSTEHHRKAKKKVTLPLHINTASADDLCALKGVGPKLAEKIIEQRTASGPFKGPSDLKKVHGIGKKKLENMLQSIIFD, via the coding sequence ATGAACGCATCTGAAAAAAGAATTCTCAAACTCGCAATCATCCTCTTTATCATTGGTTTAACCGTCCGCTACCTCCCGTGGGGGCTCCCGTCTATAGAAACATTCGAAGTCGGTGACGCTATAGTTGTCGCTAATGCGCCTCCGGGATTATCTTCTGATGCTTTTCCACTTGCAGATGCGAGTACGGTCCCGTCTGACGATACAAACAAAATAACACCCTTTGCGGATCCCGGCCCGAAATCAACCGAGCATCACCGTAAGGCGAAGAAAAAAGTCACGCTCCCGCTCCATATTAATACGGCGAGTGCCGACGACTTGTGCGCGCTAAAGGGGGTGGGGCCAAAGCTTGCCGAAAAGATTATTGAGCAAAGAACGGCGTCAGGACCGTTTAAAGGGCCTTCTGACCTCAAAAAAGTGCATGGAATTGGAAAGAAAAAGCTTGAAAACATGTTACAATCGATAATTTTTGATTAG
- a CDS encoding adenosine kinase → MKKVLGMGAALVDILANVSDEWIAAQGVQKGGMNMVDWPQMEKFLKALDNPIRVPGGSTCNTMVGLSRLHGKAAFISKIGDDELGKLFQEHLKNNGVESKLGMSDVATGCVFSAVTPDAQRSMWTYLGASDFLGSDDFTQALYDDVGLLYAEGYRAFNGECFKKAFTLARSLGVETALDFSSFGVVEACRKLFDELFEEKMIDIIIANEDEAFAYAGVKEEAALEVLAKKAKVAVVKIGKRGALIAKDGLVTRVSAGAAKAIDTTGAGDLWASGFLYGYMNGWDMERSGKLGSIVSNEVVQVMGAQIPEEGWQRIYAQM, encoded by the coding sequence ATGAAGAAAGTTCTTGGTATGGGCGCTGCCCTTGTCGATATTTTGGCTAACGTGAGTGATGAATGGATTGCTGCTCAAGGTGTACAGAAGGGTGGCATGAACATGGTCGACTGGCCGCAGATGGAAAAGTTCCTGAAGGCTCTCGATAATCCGATTCGCGTGCCGGGCGGCTCAACTTGCAATACCATGGTGGGTCTTTCTCGCTTGCATGGCAAGGCTGCCTTCATCAGCAAGATTGGCGATGACGAACTCGGCAAGCTTTTCCAGGAACACTTGAAGAATAACGGCGTGGAATCGAAGCTCGGAATGAGTGATGTCGCTACGGGTTGCGTGTTCTCTGCTGTGACTCCGGACGCCCAGCGTTCCATGTGGACTTATTTGGGTGCATCTGACTTCCTCGGTTCGGACGATTTTACGCAGGCTCTCTATGACGATGTGGGCCTCCTCTATGCCGAAGGCTATCGTGCTTTCAATGGCGAATGCTTCAAGAAGGCTTTTACGCTCGCTCGCAGCCTCGGTGTCGAAACCGCTCTCGACTTTAGCTCGTTCGGTGTGGTCGAAGCTTGCCGCAAGCTGTTCGATGAACTCTTTGAAGAAAAGATGATTGATATTATCATCGCTAACGAAGATGAAGCTTTTGCATACGCTGGTGTCAAGGAAGAAGCCGCTCTTGAAGTCTTGGCCAAGAAGGCCAAGGTTGCGGTCGTGAAGATTGGCAAGCGCGGTGCCTTGATTGCTAAGGACGGTTTGGTGACTCGCGTGTCTGCTGGTGCTGCAAAGGCTATCGATACGACGGGTGCAGGTGACCTCTGGGCATCGGGATTCCTCTACGGTTACATGAACGGCTGGGATATGGAACGCTCGGGCAAGCTCGGTAGCATCGTCTCGAACGAAGTGGTCCAGGTGATGGGCGCCCAGATTCCGGAAGAAGGCTGGCAGCGTATTTACGCTCAGATGTAA
- the gatC gene encoding Asp-tRNA(Asn)/Glu-tRNA(Gln) amidotransferase subunit GatC produces MLEREEVLKLAKLSRLSIAEEDIPAIKGHLDKMLDHLEALKALDLSNVEPMTAVENGATILREDVPVQGFTLDQAFANAPAVENDHFAIPKVM; encoded by the coding sequence ATGCTTGAACGTGAAGAAGTTTTGAAGCTCGCGAAGTTGTCTCGCTTGAGCATTGCAGAAGAAGATATTCCGGCTATCAAGGGTCACTTGGATAAGATGCTCGACCATCTCGAAGCATTGAAGGCTTTGGACCTTTCTAACGTGGAACCGATGACCGCTGTCGAAAACGGCGCTACCATCCTCCGCGAAGACGTGCCGGTCCAGGGTTTTACGCTTGATCAGGCTTTTGCAAACGCTCCTGCTGTTGAAAACGATCACTTCGCCATCCCGAAGGTGATGTAG
- the coaD gene encoding pantetheine-phosphate adenylyltransferase, producing the protein MVWNSKAQKKSIVEDGCRRRVAVFAGSFDPFTVGHLDLVKRAAMMFDSLFVVVAQNASKKNLFDAETRAAMVEEAVSEIPNVSVAVHGGLTVDFMKTVGAHYLVRGIRNSSDLDAEQAVAWNNKVIYGNGDVETVLLLSAQEHLVVSSTLVRELLKCGAAKSASEQKSLISKYVPKNMVSMLLKEFRKNYEAI; encoded by the coding sequence ATGGTGTGGAATTCTAAAGCACAGAAGAAATCGATAGTGGAGGATGGCTGCAGACGCCGTGTGGCGGTTTTTGCGGGTTCCTTCGATCCGTTTACAGTTGGTCACCTTGACCTTGTAAAACGTGCCGCAATGATGTTCGATTCCCTGTTTGTCGTTGTCGCCCAGAACGCAAGCAAGAAAAACTTGTTTGATGCCGAAACTCGTGCCGCAATGGTGGAGGAGGCTGTCTCTGAAATCCCGAATGTATCGGTTGCTGTACACGGTGGCTTGACTGTTGATTTCATGAAGACGGTCGGGGCGCATTATCTGGTGCGCGGAATCCGCAATTCTTCTGACTTGGATGCAGAACAGGCGGTTGCCTGGAACAACAAGGTCATTTACGGGAATGGCGATGTCGAGACTGTGCTTTTGCTCAGTGCGCAGGAGCATCTCGTGGTGAGCAGTACGCTCGTTCGTGAACTCCTCAAGTGTGGCGCCGCAAAGAGTGCGTCCGAACAGAAGTCGCTAATTTCTAAATATGTGCCGAAGAACATGGTCTCCATGCTTTTAAAAGAGTTTAGGAAAAATTATGAAGCCATTTAA
- a CDS encoding BamA/TamA family outer membrane protein yields the protein MKTFLLAGVVSAFVSANAAESDSLRVDSDLCSDGAKIESIEFEGLEHTKPRVVWRELTHKVGGSFSQKTFESEKLRLQDLDLFTDIYVSCKNGNVVYNFKEIFRWIPSPDSKTTDRDGLMLGLALANLNVLGEDIRAEVHYRTAIDPFFENNEYAFYASSPYLFGIPLGWNIDFTRTDSWDDLREFKDASWLLSLDLNWKFVPHYSLLGKLTYRYLEKGPGVLPEFGLGFAVDYRDSELDTRKGIYFESDVTHVGVGGKRGENFVEFLEDARAYYSIGRFVTGATALVRLRPGDVKRYDYFYHGGTNSFRGLNSPDAEHLGVHEMLLNLEERFVLLERRSASLWGINFFYGIQLVAGFDASVLWDKGAPGWKNYEGAVYGGLHIVIPALDRIRFEVGYSPDTGKPKFSWGILGKTTTQRWRSR from the coding sequence GTGAAGACTTTTTTGTTGGCGGGAGTCGTTTCCGCTTTTGTATCTGCAAACGCTGCAGAGTCGGATTCGCTGCGTGTCGATTCCGACCTGTGCAGCGATGGTGCAAAAATCGAATCGATTGAGTTTGAAGGCCTGGAACATACTAAGCCTCGTGTGGTGTGGCGCGAACTTACGCACAAGGTTGGGGGCTCTTTTTCGCAGAAGACTTTTGAATCGGAGAAGCTTCGCCTCCAAGACTTGGACCTCTTTACGGATATTTACGTTTCTTGTAAAAATGGAAACGTCGTTTATAATTTCAAAGAAATCTTCCGTTGGATTCCATCGCCGGATAGCAAGACAACTGACCGCGATGGTCTTATGCTTGGGCTTGCGCTTGCGAACCTGAACGTGCTTGGCGAAGACATTCGTGCCGAAGTGCACTACCGCACGGCTATTGATCCGTTTTTTGAAAATAACGAGTATGCCTTTTACGCGAGTTCGCCATATTTGTTTGGCATCCCGCTTGGCTGGAATATTGATTTTACGCGAACCGATAGCTGGGACGACCTTCGTGAATTCAAGGACGCAAGTTGGTTGTTGAGTTTGGACTTGAATTGGAAATTTGTTCCGCATTATTCGCTTTTAGGAAAGTTGACTTATCGCTATCTTGAAAAAGGACCTGGCGTGCTACCGGAATTTGGGCTTGGCTTTGCTGTGGACTACCGCGATAGCGAACTTGATACGCGTAAGGGAATTTATTTTGAAAGTGATGTGACGCATGTGGGCGTTGGCGGAAAGCGTGGCGAAAATTTTGTTGAATTCTTGGAAGATGCTCGCGCTTACTATTCGATCGGTCGTTTTGTTACGGGGGCAACAGCGCTTGTTCGTTTGCGCCCGGGCGATGTAAAACGCTATGATTATTTCTATCATGGCGGTACGAACTCTTTCCGTGGTCTTAACAGTCCGGATGCGGAGCATTTGGGCGTTCATGAAATGCTCTTGAATCTGGAAGAGCGTTTTGTGCTATTGGAACGCCGTTCGGCATCGCTGTGGGGAATTAACTTCTTTTACGGAATCCAGCTGGTGGCAGGTTTTGATGCAAGCGTGCTTTGGGACAAGGGGGCTCCTGGTTGGAAAAATTACGAAGGGGCTGTCTATGGTGGTTTGCATATCGTGATCCCTGCGCTTGACCGAATCCGTTTTGAAGTTGGCTACAGCCCCGATACGGGAAAACCGAAGTTTAGTTGGGGTATCTTGGGCAAGACGACAACGCAGCGCTGGCGGAGTAGGTAA